The Nitrosococcus watsonii C-113 genome includes the window GGGTTATCGATTCTCTGCAATTGACGGATAATTATAGCGTGGCGACACCAGTAGATTGGAAAGATGGAGATGATTGCGTGATCGTTCCATCCTTAAAAGATCCGGAAGTTCTTAAAGAGAAATTCCCCAAGGGCTACAAAGAAATTAAGCCTTATCTGCGCATGACTCCTCAGCCAAATAAGTAGTTTTTACCTTGGAAAACGCCTGCTCTTTTAGCAGGCGTTTTTGTTTTTAATTTAAAGATAGTGAGTAGTTAGCCAGCCGTGCCAAACCTTATCCTTTGGAAGGACGGGAGGATATCAATGCTAGTTTTATGGTTTGCATTTCGGTCGCCGGCCTTCAGAAAGTGCTTGTTGATAGATATCCAGTGCTTGGGGTAAGTGTTGTTCTAGTTCGCTAATGCGGGCTTTTTCAGAGGGATGGGTGGATAGAAATTCAGGTGGCTTGCGTCCGCCATCGGCTGCCAACATATTCCGCCACAGTTGAATACTTTGACGCGGATCAAAACCAGCCTGGGCCATGTAGCGTAAGCCAAGGATATCTGCTTCGCTTTCTTGAGCACGGCTGAAAGGCAAGATAATCCCAACTTGGGCGCCTACCCCCATTAGGGCCATGAGCTGTTGTCCGGTAGCGCTGCCAGGAACGCCCGCCAATGCTTGAATGAGTTGAAGGCCAGCTTGGGTAGCGTATTGGGTAGACATGCGAGCATTGGCGTGTTCGGCGATG containing:
- a CDS encoding M48 family metallopeptidase — protein: MGKAAYQQIKQETPVSKDPQINRYIRCVANAITPLVPPLENGEQWEVTVFKADQANAFALPGGHIGIYTGLLSVAENADQLAAVIGHEIGHVIAEHANARMSTQYATQAGLQLIQALAGVPGSATGQQLMALMGVGAQVGIILPFSRAQESEADILGLRYMAQAGFDPRQSIQLWRNMLAADGGRKPPEFLSTHPSEKARISELEQHLPQALDIYQQALSEGRRPKCKP